A section of the Pseudomonas flavescens genome encodes:
- a CDS encoding HDOD domain-containing protein has product MVASTPLPRTLDAWLKQLDGQVLPIPTHYHQQVRRALGDSRRSLREIADLMQDSPALVLCVLREANRKSSSLGEAAESLETALNRLGLKRAEELLMRIPAKAVADIPQPLRQIQLISQHAAQQANGLFAARLARLWQEIHWGSLLFLSPVWALLAAHPHLFEAWEQRVLINGERPARVERELLGISLFELCLALAEHWRLPAWIIQGYQLLLNDRRLLAKALRLARKHDDPLRQQQELDADPTLQRWLTQPANSILLANVLAVSAHNAWTGSHTRRWQRLNSLYLQMPLPELHQHIHQNAAQSARQLDTTDLWHPAEALLWPWNVRHFQPPKPAPTSPLADWRQLCAQLLAQPTAFSNVQQLTTCARQALQATGLSRLLMLLADRTHSRLQVQQHAGVDATASGLAVDPAQSQVLRRLLQTPAQLRLTPANIAQFSALLPGNLKALLPSEHLLIRSLASNDRVVMILFADLHGKPISDTALQAFAKTAQCIERALDTFSKRKR; this is encoded by the coding sequence ATGGTCGCAAGCACGCCGTTACCGCGCACCCTCGATGCCTGGCTCAAGCAGCTGGACGGTCAGGTGTTGCCCATCCCGACCCACTATCACCAGCAGGTTCGCCGCGCCCTGGGCGATAGCCGCCGCTCGCTGCGCGAGATCGCCGACCTGATGCAGGATAGCCCGGCACTGGTGCTCTGCGTGCTGCGCGAAGCCAATCGCAAGAGCAGCAGCCTTGGCGAAGCGGCAGAAAGCCTGGAAACCGCCCTCAATCGCCTGGGCCTGAAACGCGCCGAAGAGCTTTTGATGCGCATACCGGCCAAGGCTGTCGCCGACATTCCCCAGCCGCTGCGGCAGATCCAGTTGATCAGCCAGCATGCTGCGCAACAGGCCAACGGCCTGTTCGCCGCACGCCTCGCCAGGCTGTGGCAGGAAATCCACTGGGGCAGCCTGCTGTTCCTCTCCCCGGTCTGGGCACTGCTGGCGGCTCACCCTCATCTGTTCGAGGCCTGGGAGCAGCGCGTACTGATCAACGGCGAACGGCCGGCGCGGGTCGAACGCGAGTTGCTGGGCATTTCCCTGTTCGAATTGTGCCTGGCGCTGGCCGAACACTGGCGCCTGCCGGCGTGGATCATTCAGGGCTATCAACTGCTGCTCAACGACCGACGCCTGCTGGCCAAGGCGCTGCGCCTGGCGCGCAAGCACGACGACCCGCTGCGTCAGCAGCAGGAACTGGACGCCGACCCGACGCTGCAGCGTTGGCTGACCCAGCCGGCCAACAGCATCCTGCTGGCCAACGTGCTGGCCGTTTCCGCGCACAACGCCTGGACCGGCAGTCACACCCGGCGCTGGCAGCGGCTCAACAGCCTGTACCTGCAGATGCCACTGCCGGAGCTGCACCAGCACATCCATCAGAATGCTGCGCAAAGCGCACGGCAGCTGGACACCACCGACCTCTGGCACCCGGCCGAGGCACTGCTCTGGCCCTGGAACGTACGGCACTTCCAGCCGCCCAAGCCGGCGCCAACGTCGCCACTCGCCGACTGGCGACAACTGTGCGCTCAACTGCTCGCCCAGCCGACGGCGTTCAGCAACGTGCAGCAACTCACCACCTGCGCCCGCCAGGCCTTGCAGGCGACCGGCCTGTCGCGCCTGCTCATGCTGCTCGCCGACCGCACCCACAGCCGCCTGCAGGTGCAACAGCATGCTGGCGTCGACGCCACCGCCAGCGGCCTGGCTGTCGACCCGGCGCAAAGCCAGGTGCTGCGTCGCCTGCTGCAGACGCCTGCGCAATTGCGTCTCACGCCCGCCAATATCGCCCAGTTTTCCGCGCTGCTGCCGGGCAATCTGAAGGCCCTGCTGCCCAGTGAGCACCTGCTGATCCGCTCCCTGGCCAGCAACGACCGGGTGGTGATGATCCTGTTCGCCGATCTGCACGGCAAACCGATCAGCGATACCGCTTTGCAGGCGTTCGCCAAGACCGCGCAATGCATAGAGCGCGCCCTGGACACGTTCAGCAAACGTAAGCGCTGA
- a CDS encoding rhodanese-like domain-containing protein, whose product MTAFDELPLVIEPAHLATRLEEPSLILVDLSSRARYEAGHIPGARFVDSKRTQLGRPPAPGLLPQQAALEQLFSELGHHPHATYVVYDDEGGGWAGRFIWLLDVIGHPRYHFLNGGLTAWEAEQRPLDQAVPEPKSTPVRLSLSDEPTASLDYLKSRLGADDLAIWDARSLEEYRGEKVQAARGGHIPGAIHFEWTAGMDPARGLRIREDIGQQLNQLGLSADKEIITHCQSHRRSGFTYLVAKALGYPRVKAYAGSWSEWGNLSDTPVEQ is encoded by the coding sequence ATGACTGCCTTCGACGAACTGCCGCTGGTCATCGAGCCCGCGCACCTCGCTACGCGCCTGGAAGAACCGAGCCTGATTCTGGTCGACCTGAGCAGCCGTGCTCGTTATGAGGCCGGGCACATTCCCGGCGCCCGTTTCGTCGACAGCAAACGCACTCAGTTGGGCAGACCGCCGGCACCTGGCCTGCTACCCCAACAGGCGGCACTGGAGCAATTGTTCAGCGAGCTTGGCCATCACCCGCACGCCACCTACGTGGTTTACGACGATGAGGGCGGCGGCTGGGCTGGGCGCTTCATCTGGTTGCTGGATGTAATCGGCCACCCGCGCTATCACTTTCTCAACGGTGGCCTGACCGCCTGGGAGGCTGAGCAGCGTCCGCTGGATCAGGCTGTGCCCGAACCGAAAAGCACACCGGTGCGGCTGTCGCTGAGCGACGAGCCGACGGCCAGCCTCGATTACCTGAAGTCGCGCCTGGGCGCCGACGATCTGGCCATCTGGGATGCCCGTTCGCTGGAGGAGTACCGCGGCGAAAAGGTACAGGCCGCCAGGGGGGGGCATATTCCCGGCGCCATCCACTTCGAGTGGACGGCCGGCATGGATCCCGCCCGCGGCCTGCGTATCCGCGAGGATATCGGCCAGCAGTTGAACCAGTTGGGCCTGAGCGCCGACAAGGAAATCATCACCCACTGCCAGAGCCATCGCCGCTCCGGCTTCACCTATCTGGTGGCCAAGGCCCTGGGCTACCCACGGGTCAAGGCCTACGCCGGCTCGTGGAGCGAATGGGGCAATCTTTCCGATACACCTGTCGAACAGTGA
- the asd gene encoding archaetidylserine decarboxylase (Phosphatidylserine decarboxylase is synthesized as a single chain precursor. Generation of the pyruvoyl active site from a Ser is coupled to cleavage of a Gly-Ser bond between the larger (beta) and smaller (alpha chains). It is an integral membrane protein.): protein MKERLFILSQYLTPHHLLSRLIGCAAECRAPWFKNRLITWFAKQYQVDMSEAQVEDPTAFEHFNAFFTRALKEGARPLDNLPGAVLCPADGAVSQLGRIEHGRVFQAKGHSYSVTELLGGDSERAAPFMGGDFATVYLSPKDYHRVHMPLAGTLKEMIYVPGRLFSVNQTTAENVPELFARNERVVCLFDTERGPMAVVLVGAMIVASIETVWAGLITPPKRELKTVRYDEAARAPVSLEKGAELGRFKLGSTAIVLFGPEQVKWAEELAANSPVRMGQLLGQ from the coding sequence ATGAAAGAACGCCTGTTTATCCTCAGCCAGTACCTGACTCCGCATCACCTGCTGTCGCGCCTGATCGGCTGCGCAGCCGAATGCCGGGCACCCTGGTTCAAGAATCGCCTGATCACCTGGTTCGCCAAGCAGTATCAGGTCGACATGAGCGAGGCGCAGGTCGAGGATCCGACTGCATTCGAACACTTCAACGCATTCTTCACCCGCGCCCTGAAAGAAGGCGCCCGCCCGCTGGACAATCTGCCTGGCGCGGTACTCTGCCCCGCGGACGGTGCCGTCAGCCAGCTTGGCCGCATCGAGCACGGCCGGGTATTCCAGGCCAAGGGCCACAGCTACAGCGTGACCGAACTGCTGGGCGGTGACAGCGAACGCGCGGCGCCCTTCATGGGCGGCGATTTCGCCACCGTGTATCTGTCTCCCAAGGACTACCACCGCGTGCATATGCCGCTGGCCGGCACCCTGAAGGAAATGATCTACGTGCCGGGTCGCCTGTTTTCGGTGAACCAGACCACCGCCGAAAACGTTCCCGAGCTGTTCGCCCGCAACGAGCGCGTGGTCTGCCTGTTCGACACCGAACGCGGCCCCATGGCCGTGGTACTGGTTGGCGCGATGATCGTCGCCTCCATCGAAACCGTCTGGGCCGGCCTGATCACGCCGCCCAAGCGGGAACTGAAGACCGTACGCTACGACGAAGCCGCCCGGGCACCGGTCAGCCTCGAGAAGGGTGCGGAGCTGGGCCGTTTCAAGCTCGGTTCCACCGCCATCGTGCTGTTTGGCCCGGAACAGGTGAAATGGGCCGAGGAGCTGGCTGCCAATAGCCCCGTGCGCATGGGCCAATTGCTCGGCCAGTGA
- a CDS encoding EAL domain-containing response regulator: MAIEKKTIRLLILEDSQNEAERLVSLFRNAGNATRVHRLISSEDLLEALKHNWDLLICAPVSECLEPHEALSCIRHQGKDIPVILLLADNEPDSVTEALMLGAQDALPQGEDERLVLVARRELVNLEERRARRAAEVALREAEKRCQLLLDSSVDAIAYVHDGMHIYANRAYLELFGFDDAEELEGLPMIDLIGSADQGAFKDFLKNYQHLDDHELSCAGVRTDESTFSARVTLSPAAYDGEPCIQAVIRAESGNAELEEKLREISSLDLVTGLYNRAHFIELMDTAAHRAVNDEQPASLAYIRVDRYAALLAEMGLGAIDLLLTDLAGMLRTHFPQDAHLARFGDDVFAVLQAGMTPQQQRPQLEALLRKAETHLFDINGRTAQTTLSIGVAGLNDTTPKAGEVIDRAQRCADQIDEPGTLKLFDPAEELAAAASRGSVVAMVQQALEQNSFRLLFQPVISLRGDEHEHYEVLLRLLSPSGQEVPPGEFLAVARDSGMGEKIDRWVILSSIKLLADHRSKGHATRLFVHLSSASLQDQTLLPWLSVALKAARLPSDALVFQFSEPDAIAYLKQVKALTHGLKDLHCHIALSQFGCALNPFNTLRHLPVDFVKVDGSFAKDLSDPANQEALKTMLASLHSQAKLTIVPFVESASVLATLWQAGTNYIQGYYLQGPSQSMDYNFSSDD; the protein is encoded by the coding sequence ATGGCCATCGAAAAGAAAACCATCCGCCTGCTGATTCTCGAAGATTCGCAGAATGAGGCAGAGCGTCTCGTCAGCCTGTTCCGTAATGCCGGTAACGCGACCCGTGTACATCGGCTGATCTCCAGCGAGGATCTGCTCGAAGCCCTCAAGCACAATTGGGATCTGCTGATCTGCGCCCCCGTCAGCGAATGCCTGGAGCCCCACGAAGCGCTCTCCTGCATTCGTCATCAGGGCAAGGACATTCCGGTCATTCTGCTGCTGGCCGACAACGAGCCCGACAGCGTCACCGAGGCGCTGATGCTGGGTGCTCAGGATGCGTTGCCTCAGGGCGAGGACGAGCGCCTGGTGCTGGTGGCCCGTCGCGAGCTGGTCAACCTCGAGGAACGCCGCGCCCGCCGCGCCGCCGAGGTAGCCCTGCGCGAAGCGGAGAAGCGCTGCCAGCTGCTGCTGGACAGCTCGGTGGATGCCATCGCCTATGTGCACGACGGCATGCACATCTATGCCAACCGCGCCTACCTCGAGCTGTTCGGCTTCGACGACGCCGAAGAACTGGAAGGCCTGCCGATGATCGACCTGATCGGCAGCGCCGACCAGGGTGCCTTCAAGGACTTCCTGAAAAACTATCAGCATCTGGACGATCACGAGTTGTCCTGTGCAGGTGTGCGCACCGACGAAAGCACGTTCTCGGCGCGCGTCACCCTCTCCCCCGCAGCCTACGACGGTGAGCCCTGCATCCAGGCAGTGATCCGCGCCGAAAGCGGCAACGCCGAACTGGAAGAGAAGCTGCGGGAGATCAGCAGCCTGGATCTGGTCACCGGCCTGTATAACCGCGCCCACTTCATCGAGCTGATGGATACCGCAGCGCATCGCGCGGTGAACGACGAACAGCCGGCGAGCCTGGCCTACATTCGCGTCGATCGCTATGCCGCCCTGCTTGCCGAAATGGGCCTGGGCGCCATCGATCTGCTGCTGACCGACCTCGCCGGCATGCTGCGCACGCATTTCCCGCAGGATGCCCATCTGGCGCGCTTCGGCGACGATGTGTTCGCCGTTCTGCAAGCGGGCATGACACCGCAGCAACAGCGCCCGCAACTCGAGGCCCTGCTGCGCAAGGCCGAGACGCACCTGTTCGACATCAACGGACGCACCGCACAAACCACCCTGTCGATCGGCGTTGCCGGCCTCAACGACACCACGCCCAAGGCAGGTGAAGTGATCGACCGCGCGCAGCGCTGCGCCGATCAGATCGACGAGCCGGGCACCCTCAAACTGTTCGACCCGGCCGAGGAACTGGCCGCAGCAGCCAGCCGCGGCAGTGTCGTGGCGATGGTGCAGCAGGCGCTGGAACAGAACAGCTTCCGCCTGTTGTTCCAGCCGGTCATCAGCCTGCGAGGCGATGAGCACGAACACTACGAAGTGCTGCTGCGCCTGCTCAGCCCATCCGGTCAGGAAGTCCCGCCCGGGGAATTCCTGGCCGTGGCCAGGGACTCGGGAATGGGTGAGAAGATCGACCGCTGGGTGATCCTCAGCTCGATCAAACTACTCGCCGACCACCGTTCCAAAGGGCACGCGACACGCCTGTTCGTGCACCTGTCCAGCGCCAGCCTGCAGGATCAGACGCTGCTGCCCTGGCTCAGTGTCGCCCTGAAGGCCGCGCGCCTGCCTTCCGATGCCCTGGTATTCCAGTTCAGCGAACCGGATGCCATTGCCTACCTGAAACAGGTGAAAGCGCTGACCCACGGCCTCAAGGATCTGCACTGCCATATCGCCCTGAGTCAGTTCGGCTGCGCGCTGAACCCGTTCAATACGCTCAGGCACCTGCCCGTCGACTTCGTCAAGGTGGATGGCTCCTTCGCCAAGGACCTCAGCGATCCGGCCAATCAGGAAGCGCTGAAGACCATGCTCGCCAGCCTGCATAGCCAGGCCAAGCTGACCATCGTGCCGTTCGTGGAGTCCGCCAGCGTCCTCGCCACCCTGTGGCAAGCCGGCACGAACTACATTCAGGGTTACTACCTGCAGGGTCCGAGTCAGTCGATGGATTACAACTTCTCGTCAGACGATTGA
- the serB gene encoding phosphoserine phosphatase SerB, whose protein sequence is MREIVLINITGEDRPGLTAAITGVLAQGGVNILDIGQAVIHDTLSFGILVEIPDTERASSVLKDILFTAYKLDQQVRFTPVSEDDYQNWVAGQGKARHSVTLLTRKVTAEQLQRVSAITARYGLNIDHIDRLSGRMPLDMPVEQGKGCIEFSVRGEPSDPAALRAEFLSVAQELNVDIAFQADSLFRRNRRLAVFDMDSTLIEAEVIDELAKAAGVGEQVSEITERAMRGELDFRASFKERLALLKGLDVGVLDEIGASLRLTEGAENLFAELKRLGYKTAILSGGFTYFAKQLQAKLGIDYVFANELEVVDGKVTGVAIEPIVDAQRKADLLRELAHKEGLRLEQTIAVGDGANDLPMLAIAGLGVAFRAKPLVKQSAKQAISTLGLDGLLYLLGFRDRDGQR, encoded by the coding sequence TTGCGCGAAATCGTCCTGATCAACATTACCGGTGAAGATCGGCCCGGCCTCACGGCTGCCATTACCGGCGTACTGGCCCAAGGTGGCGTGAACATTCTCGATATCGGCCAGGCGGTCATCCACGACACGCTGTCTTTCGGCATCCTGGTGGAAATTCCCGATACCGAGCGCGCGTCCTCGGTGCTCAAGGACATCCTCTTCACCGCCTACAAGCTCGACCAGCAGGTGCGGTTCACGCCGGTATCGGAAGACGATTACCAGAACTGGGTGGCCGGGCAGGGCAAGGCACGCCACAGCGTGACGCTGCTGACCCGCAAGGTCACCGCCGAGCAGTTGCAGCGCGTCAGTGCGATCACCGCCCGGTACGGGTTGAATATCGACCATATCGACCGACTGTCCGGGCGTATGCCGCTGGACATGCCGGTCGAGCAGGGCAAGGGTTGCATCGAGTTTTCGGTACGTGGCGAGCCGAGTGATCCGGCCGCTTTGCGGGCCGAATTTCTCAGCGTGGCCCAGGAGCTGAACGTCGATATCGCCTTTCAGGCCGATTCTCTGTTTCGCCGCAATCGTCGCCTGGCCGTGTTCGACATGGATTCCACCCTGATCGAGGCGGAAGTGATCGACGAACTGGCCAAGGCCGCCGGTGTCGGTGAGCAGGTATCGGAAATCACCGAGCGGGCCATGCGTGGCGAGCTGGACTTCCGCGCCAGCTTCAAGGAGCGCCTGGCCCTGCTGAAAGGCCTGGATGTCGGTGTGCTGGATGAGATCGGCGCGTCGCTGCGTCTGACCGAAGGTGCCGAGAACCTGTTCGCCGAGCTCAAGCGCCTGGGCTACAAGACCGCCATTCTGTCCGGCGGCTTCACCTACTTCGCCAAGCAACTGCAGGCCAAGCTGGGCATCGACTACGTGTTCGCCAATGAACTGGAAGTGGTCGATGGCAAGGTCACCGGTGTGGCCATCGAGCCGATCGTCGATGCGCAGCGCAAGGCTGACCTGTTGCGCGAGCTGGCGCACAAGGAGGGTTTGCGTCTGGAACAGACCATTGCCGTCGGCGATGGCGCCAATGACCTGCCGATGCTGGCCATTGCCGGGCTGGGTGTGGCATTCCGGGCCAAGCCGCTGGTCAAGCAATCGGCCAAGCAGGCGATCTCCACCCTGGGCCTGGACGGCCTTCTTTATCTGCTGGGTTTCCGCGACCGCGACGGTCAGCGGTAA
- a CDS encoding AhpA/YtjB family protein — translation MNRPAPVKPDNFFLLLFRALRQRRVPLALRVVSHSLLLVAMALVIYAWVIGMQFKQAMQQQAEALGSSLITQTAASATELLVSNDILSLNVLLNNLVKNPLVAHAAIYSVDNRILAEAGTRPSKSMLGETEGLYSTPITFQEVMAGQLRISLDMQQFQQPMTISLQSMGILSLILLALTLSLSLRLGRQISTPLMQMRVWLRDPDDYAPGANRQDEIGDLARQLQARLAPVKPEPEPEPEPEFDDLDEQFLHDEDDEEVDRRDDPQFEVRDLRDSRFDTDDYDPPSRRRGEDTDDDAFADLYDRDETPAHIPPAAPAAPQKSAVLAVQLGAQEQLRRLPRTRLMELLESYRNCLDKAAALYKAQLYTLNDGSSLMLFHHQDSQDDYLTHAICCGELLRALGHALQIEVADSGITLHLQLGLTLGEDLQGLSQGDLLLSETAQDALALSQHSRNLLLVERRVGEDATLRQRARIRAIASPEGASCVERLLDPYPALLERQMARLREER, via the coding sequence GTGAACCGGCCCGCCCCCGTAAAACCCGATAACTTCTTCCTTCTGCTCTTCCGTGCACTGCGCCAACGTCGCGTGCCGCTGGCATTGCGCGTCGTCAGTCACAGCTTGCTGCTGGTGGCCATGGCGCTGGTGATCTATGCCTGGGTCATCGGCATGCAGTTCAAGCAGGCCATGCAGCAGCAGGCCGAAGCACTGGGCAGCAGCCTGATCACGCAGACGGCTGCCTCGGCCACCGAACTGCTGGTGTCCAACGACATCCTCAGCCTCAACGTGCTGCTCAACAACCTGGTGAAGAACCCGCTGGTGGCGCACGCGGCCATTTACAGCGTCGACAACCGCATCCTTGCGGAAGCCGGCACCCGCCCCAGCAAGAGCATGCTCGGCGAGACCGAGGGCCTGTACTCCACGCCGATCACTTTCCAGGAGGTGATGGCCGGGCAGTTGCGCATCAGCCTGGACATGCAGCAATTCCAGCAGCCAATGACCATCAGCCTGCAGAGCATGGGCATCCTCAGCCTCATCCTGCTGGCGCTGACGCTGTCGCTGAGCCTGCGCCTGGGCCGACAGATCTCCACGCCACTGATGCAGATGCGGGTCTGGCTGCGTGACCCTGATGATTACGCCCCGGGCGCCAATCGCCAGGACGAGATTGGCGACCTGGCGCGGCAGCTGCAGGCTCGCCTCGCGCCGGTAAAACCGGAGCCCGAGCCGGAGCCAGAGCCGGAATTCGACGACCTGGACGAGCAGTTCCTGCACGACGAGGATGACGAAGAAGTGGATCGCCGCGACGATCCGCAGTTCGAAGTTCGCGACCTGCGCGACAGTCGCTTCGATACCGACGATTACGATCCGCCAAGCCGCAGACGCGGTGAAGACACCGATGACGATGCCTTCGCCGATCTGTATGACCGCGATGAGACGCCTGCCCACATCCCTCCAGCGGCACCTGCTGCGCCGCAGAAGAGTGCCGTATTGGCGGTCCAGCTGGGCGCTCAGGAGCAACTGCGCCGTTTGCCGCGTACCCGCCTGATGGAGCTTCTGGAAAGCTACCGCAACTGCCTGGACAAGGCCGCGGCGCTTTACAAGGCTCAGCTGTACACCCTCAACGATGGCAGCAGCCTGATGCTCTTCCACCATCAGGACAGCCAGGACGACTACCTGACTCACGCCATCTGCTGCGGTGAACTGCTGCGCGCACTGGGCCACGCCCTGCAGATCGAAGTTGCCGACAGCGGCATCACCCTGCACCTGCAACTCGGCCTGACCCTGGGTGAAGACCTGCAGGGCCTCAGCCAAGGCGACCTGCTGTTGAGCGAAACCGCACAGGATGCCCTGGCCCTGTCTCAGCACAGCCGCAACCTGCTGCTGGTGGAACGACGCGTAGGCGAAGACGCCACGCTGCGCCAGCGCGCCCGTATCCGTGCCATCGCCAGCCCCGAGGGCGCCAGCTGCGTCGAGCGCCTGCTCGATCCGTATCCGGCGCTGCTCGAACGTCAGATGGCCAGGCTGCGCGAAGAGCGCTAG
- a CDS encoding TOBE domain-containing protein: MTIKAINVRNQFKGTIKEIVEGDVLSEIDVQTAAGIVTSVITTRSVRELELGVGSEVIAFVKSTEVSIAKL, from the coding sequence ATGACCATTAAAGCCATCAACGTCCGTAACCAGTTCAAAGGCACCATCAAGGAAATCGTCGAGGGCGACGTGCTGTCGGAAATCGACGTGCAGACCGCAGCCGGCATCGTTACTTCGGTGATCACCACCCGTTCCGTGCGCGAGCTGGAACTGGGCGTGGGCAGCGAAGTGATCGCGTTCGTCAAGTCCACTGAGGTGTCCATCGCCAAGCTCTGA
- the ssuB gene encoding aliphatic sulfonates ABC transporter ATP-binding protein — translation MTALHSLKRGTPLTIRGIQKSFGERQVLKDIDLRIPSGQFVAVVGRSGCGKSTLLRLLAGLDQPTGGELLAGNGTLAATREDTRLMFQEARLLPWKRVIDNVGLGLTGDWRPKAQQVLEAVGLGERANEWPAALSGGQKQRVALARALIHEPRLLLLDEPLGALDALTRIEMQQLIEGLWQKHGFTVLLVTHDVSEAVATADRVILIEDGQVGLDLDVNLPRPRNKGSARLASLEAEVLNRVLQLPELPPQPDPVSPLPTQLRWAL, via the coding sequence ATGACCGCTCTGCATAGCCTCAAGCGAGGCACGCCGCTGACCATTCGCGGCATTCAGAAATCCTTTGGCGAGCGCCAGGTACTCAAGGACATCGACCTGCGCATCCCTTCGGGCCAGTTCGTTGCCGTGGTCGGACGCAGTGGTTGCGGCAAGAGCACCTTGCTGCGTCTGCTCGCTGGCCTCGACCAGCCTACTGGCGGTGAGCTGCTGGCCGGTAACGGCACGTTGGCGGCGACCCGTGAAGATACCCGTCTGATGTTTCAGGAAGCGCGCCTGCTGCCGTGGAAGCGCGTGATCGACAACGTCGGCCTCGGGTTGACCGGTGACTGGCGACCCAAGGCCCAGCAGGTGCTGGAAGCTGTCGGTCTCGGCGAGCGTGCCAATGAGTGGCCGGCGGCGCTGTCCGGTGGCCAGAAGCAGCGCGTGGCCCTGGCCCGTGCATTGATTCACGAGCCGCGCCTGCTGCTGCTCGACGAGCCCCTGGGGGCTCTGGATGCCCTGACCCGTATCGAAATGCAGCAACTGATCGAGGGCCTCTGGCAGAAGCACGGTTTTACCGTACTGCTGGTCACCCACGACGTCAGCGAGGCCGTTGCCACCGCTGACCGGGTCATTCTGATCGAAGACGGTCAGGTTGGCCTGGATCTGGACGTGAATCTGCCGCGCCCCCGTAACAAGGGCTCGGCACGCCTGGCTTCGCTGGAAGCCGAGGTGCTCAATCGTGTTCTGCAACTGCCCGAGCTGCCACCGCAGCCCGATCCCGTTTCACCGCTCCCGACGCAACTGCGTTGGGCGCTTTAA
- the ssuC gene encoding aliphatic sulfonate ABC transporter permease SsuC, translating into MSNTSFHSLALRLAPWALPVALLVAWQGSVALGLLSTRILPAPSAVFEAGWQLLSSGEIWTHLAISGWRAGVGFAIGGGIGLALGFITGLSKWGERLIDSSVQMIRNVPHLALIPLVILWFGIDESAKIFLVALGTLFPIYLNTYHGIRNVDPALVEMSRSYGLSGFALFRQVILPGALPSILVGVRFALGLMWLTLIVAETISASSGIGYLAMNAREFLQTDVVVLAILLYAVLGKLADVAARGLERAWLRWHPAYQTKAGAK; encoded by the coding sequence ATGAGCAACACGTCTTTCCATAGCCTGGCCCTGCGCCTGGCGCCCTGGGCACTGCCCGTGGCGCTGCTGGTTGCCTGGCAGGGTTCGGTCGCCCTGGGGCTGCTGTCCACGCGCATTCTGCCGGCGCCCAGCGCGGTGTTCGAGGCCGGCTGGCAGCTGCTTTCCAGTGGCGAGATCTGGACCCACCTGGCGATCAGTGGCTGGCGCGCAGGGGTTGGTTTCGCCATTGGTGGGGGCATCGGTCTGGCCCTGGGCTTCATCACCGGCTTGTCGAAATGGGGCGAGCGCCTGATCGACAGCTCGGTGCAGATGATCCGCAACGTGCCGCACCTGGCGCTCATTCCGCTGGTTATTCTGTGGTTCGGCATCGACGAAAGCGCGAAGATCTTCCTGGTCGCTCTTGGCACGCTGTTCCCGATCTACCTGAACACCTACCACGGCATCCGCAACGTCGATCCGGCGCTAGTGGAAATGTCGCGCAGCTATGGTCTGTCCGGCTTCGCGCTGTTCCGTCAGGTGATCCTGCCCGGTGCGCTGCCATCGATTCTGGTCGGTGTGCGCTTCGCCCTCGGGCTGATGTGGCTGACCCTGATCGTCGCCGAAACCATTTCCGCCAGCAGCGGCATCGGTTACCTGGCGATGAACGCCCGTGAATTCCTGCAGACCGACGTGGTGGTGCTGGCGATTCTGCTGTATGCGGTGCTCGGCAAGCTGGCCGATGTCGCTGCCCGTGGCCTGGAGCGCGCCTGGCTGCGCTGGCATCCGGCCTATCAAACCAAGGCAGGTGCCAAATGA